From a region of the Rathayibacter sp. VKM Ac-2804 genome:
- the ribA gene encoding GTP cyclohydrolase II: MSLASIPEAVAALRAGRPIIVADDEGRENEGDVIVSAQLATQETIAWMVRHSSGFICAPMTNEIADRLELPLMVVDNEDPRGTAYTLSVDAADRLSTGISASDRAHTLRVLADPDATPSRLHRPGHILPLRAVEGGVRERDGHTEAAVDLMRLAGLEPVGAISEIVAEDGEMMRLPGLIALGEREGVPVTTVAALIAYLEEHHAELDATSVEPARDTPRVSFEVETTVPTTHGPFRLRAYRDRQTGADHVAVVADPVGDGRGTLVRVHSECLTGEAFGSLKCECGPQLDAALDTIQRDGGVVIYLRGHEGRGIGLINKLRAYRLQEDGLDTLDANLALGLPADARDYGAAVGILEDLGVTDVRLLTNNPEKVRQLTDRGITVSERVPLVAGVGAFNQGYLATKRDRMGHFSDLDALVGLDPLDAGPSGATPKE; this comes from the coding sequence ATGAGCCTCGCCAGCATCCCCGAGGCCGTCGCGGCCCTCCGCGCCGGCCGGCCGATCATCGTCGCCGACGACGAGGGCCGTGAGAACGAGGGCGACGTCATCGTCTCGGCCCAGCTCGCGACACAGGAGACGATCGCCTGGATGGTCCGCCACTCCTCGGGATTCATCTGCGCGCCGATGACCAACGAGATCGCCGACCGCCTGGAGCTGCCGCTGATGGTCGTCGACAACGAGGACCCGCGCGGCACCGCCTACACGCTCTCGGTCGACGCCGCCGACCGGCTCTCCACCGGCATCAGCGCCTCCGACCGCGCGCACACGCTCCGCGTGCTGGCCGACCCGGACGCCACCCCGTCGCGGCTGCACCGCCCCGGCCACATCCTTCCCCTGCGCGCCGTCGAGGGCGGCGTCCGCGAGCGCGACGGGCACACGGAGGCGGCGGTCGACCTGATGCGCCTCGCCGGGCTCGAGCCCGTGGGTGCCATCTCGGAGATCGTGGCCGAGGACGGCGAGATGATGCGCCTCCCCGGTCTGATCGCCCTCGGCGAGCGCGAGGGCGTGCCGGTCACGACCGTCGCCGCGCTGATCGCCTATCTCGAGGAGCACCACGCCGAGCTCGACGCGACCAGCGTGGAGCCGGCCCGCGACACTCCGCGGGTGAGCTTCGAGGTCGAGACGACCGTGCCGACCACCCACGGCCCGTTCCGGCTGCGCGCCTACCGCGACCGCCAGACCGGCGCGGACCACGTCGCCGTCGTGGCCGACCCCGTCGGCGACGGCCGCGGGACACTCGTGCGCGTGCACTCGGAGTGCCTCACCGGCGAGGCCTTCGGCTCGCTGAAGTGCGAGTGCGGGCCTCAGCTCGACGCGGCGCTCGACACGATCCAGCGCGACGGCGGCGTCGTGATCTATCTGCGCGGGCACGAGGGCCGCGGTATCGGGCTGATCAACAAGCTCCGCGCCTACCGGCTGCAGGAGGACGGGCTCGACACCCTCGACGCCAACCTCGCGCTCGGCCTGCCCGCTGACGCGCGCGACTACGGCGCCGCCGTCGGCATCCTCGAGGACCTCGGCGTCACCGACGTCCGCCTGCTCACCAACAACCCCGAGAAGGTGCGCCAGCTCACCGACCGCGGCATCACCGTCTCCGAGCGCGTGCCGCTGGTGGCCGGCGTCGGCGCCTTCAACCAGGGCTACCTCGCGACCAAGCGCGACCGGATGGGCCACTTCAGCGATCTCGACGCCCTCGTCGGACTCGACCCCCTCGACGCCGGACCCTCCGGCGCGACACCGAAGGAGTAA
- a CDS encoding MFS transporter: MSSSRTAADAPAAAPQNSRGRVILASLIGTSIEFYDFYAYATAAVLVFPSLFFVNEDPAVALLASFAVFGVAFIARPIGSIIFGHFGDRVGRKGTLVASLLTMGIATFLIGCLPTALTPGWEFLAPFLLVVMRFCQGLGLGGEWSGAALLATENAPANKRAIYGTFPQLGAPIGFIVANVLFLVLASTMSDETFAAWGWRVPFLASAVLVIVGLYVRLKLVETPAFQKVVDNGEVAKLPLARVFKTSWRPLILGTFIMLATYVLFYLMTTFTLTYGTTPSDAATPGLGYSRNDFLIMLIVGVVFFGIFTLVSGPLAERFGRRRTLLVVTSAILVFGLLFVPLFSGGFAGVMAVLILGFTLMGLTFGPMGAVLPELFPTNVRYTGSAMSYNLASILGAALAPIIAVALWQSAGGSTLLVGLYLSGAAVLTLIALLLSKETQHTAYHDNVS, encoded by the coding sequence ATGTCTTCTTCCCGTACCGCAGCCGACGCTCCCGCCGCCGCCCCGCAGAACTCGCGGGGCCGGGTGATCCTGGCGAGCCTCATCGGCACCTCGATCGAGTTCTACGACTTCTACGCCTACGCGACGGCCGCCGTCCTGGTCTTCCCGTCGCTCTTCTTCGTCAACGAGGATCCGGCGGTCGCCCTCCTCGCCTCCTTCGCGGTCTTCGGCGTCGCCTTCATCGCCCGCCCGATCGGGTCGATCATCTTCGGCCACTTCGGCGACCGCGTCGGCCGCAAGGGCACCCTCGTCGCCTCGCTCCTCACGATGGGCATCGCGACCTTCCTGATCGGCTGCCTGCCGACCGCCCTCACGCCGGGCTGGGAGTTCCTCGCTCCGTTCCTGCTCGTCGTGATGCGCTTCTGCCAGGGCCTCGGCCTCGGCGGCGAGTGGTCCGGCGCGGCGCTCCTGGCGACCGAGAACGCCCCCGCGAACAAGCGCGCCATCTACGGCACCTTCCCCCAGCTCGGCGCCCCGATCGGCTTCATCGTCGCGAACGTGCTCTTCCTGGTGCTGGCGAGCACCATGAGCGACGAGACCTTCGCCGCCTGGGGCTGGCGCGTGCCGTTCCTCGCGAGCGCCGTGCTCGTCATCGTCGGCCTCTACGTGCGCCTCAAGCTCGTCGAGACCCCCGCGTTCCAGAAGGTCGTCGACAACGGCGAGGTGGCCAAGCTGCCGCTCGCCCGCGTCTTCAAGACCAGCTGGCGCCCGCTCATCCTCGGCACGTTCATCATGCTGGCGACCTACGTGCTCTTCTACCTGATGACCACGTTCACGCTGACCTACGGCACCACGCCCTCCGACGCGGCGACCCCGGGCCTCGGCTACAGCCGCAACGACTTCCTGATCATGCTGATCGTCGGCGTCGTCTTCTTCGGGATCTTCACGCTGGTCTCCGGACCGCTGGCCGAGAGGTTCGGCCGCCGCCGCACGCTGCTCGTCGTCACCTCGGCGATCCTCGTCTTCGGCCTGCTCTTCGTCCCGCTGTTCAGCGGCGGCTTCGCCGGCGTGATGGCGGTGCTGATCCTCGGCTTCACGCTGATGGGCCTCACCTTCGGCCCGATGGGCGCGGTCCTGCCCGAGCTCTTCCCGACCAACGTCCGCTACACCGGCTCGGCGATGTCGTACAACCTCGCGTCGATCCTCGGAGCGGCGCTCGCCCCGATCATCGCGGTGGCGCTCTGGCAGTCGGCCGGCGGCAGCACCCTGCTGGTGGGCCTCTACCTCAGCGGCGCGGCGGTGCTGACGCTGATCGCCCTGCTGCTCTCGAAGGAGACGCAGCACACGGCGTACCACGACAACGTGTCGTAG
- a CDS encoding DEAD/DEAH box helicase, with protein MSLTLLERMPTPDADGRVDDDAVYLAFTEWAEARGLPLYPAQDESMIEISSGANLILSTPTGTGKSLVAIGAHAAALANGRRSYYTAPIKALVSEKFFALVDVFGAANVGMVTGDSSVNPDAPIICCTAEILANLALRHGAETDVDQVVMDEFHFYADPSRGWAWQVPLLTLPHVQFVLMSATLGDVTALAADLTRRTGRETATVTGVERPVPLHFFYEIAPIHDSIEELLSTNQAPVYVVHFSQAAALERAQALTSANIATREHRDRIAEVIGGFRFTTAFGKTLSRLLRLGIGVHHAGMLPKYRRLVEQLAQQGMLRVICGTDTLGVGINVPIRTVLLSALTKYDGVKSRQLSAREFHQIAGRAGRAGYDTAGTVVVQAPEHESENRKALDKMGDDPKKRRKWVGKRAPQGFVSWGEPSFRKLVDAEPETLTSHMTITSSMLLNVIARGGDVFANVHALIFDNHEPWKRQLQLARRALGIYRTLRTAEVVEQIVDRDGVVRIRLTVDLQPNFALNQPLSPFALAVFDVLDPESPTFALDVISVLEATLDDPRQILGAQQFQARGDAVAAMKADGIEYEERMELLESVTHPKPLQELLEATFETYTAVQPWVRDFELSPKSVVRDMYERAMSFGEYCAFYKLSRSEGLVLRYLSDAFRAARQTIPDEIKNEELHDLIEWLGELVRQVDSSLVDEWEELVNPALHAADQAIVPPAPRRLTANHRAFRVLVRNELFRRVTLAALDDHEALGELDAAAGFDADAWGEALDDYYDEHDSIGIGPDSRGPKMLLVTETPTEWRVRQILDDPAGDHDWGISATVDLAESDEAGAAVVRVTAVGRLDGAS; from the coding sequence ATGAGTCTGACGCTGCTCGAACGGATGCCGACGCCCGACGCCGACGGGCGCGTCGACGACGACGCGGTGTATCTGGCGTTCACGGAGTGGGCCGAGGCGCGCGGGCTGCCGCTGTATCCGGCGCAGGACGAGTCGATGATCGAGATCTCGTCGGGGGCGAACCTGATCCTGTCGACGCCGACCGGCACCGGGAAGTCGCTGGTCGCGATCGGGGCGCACGCCGCCGCGCTGGCGAACGGCCGGCGCAGCTACTACACGGCCCCGATCAAGGCGCTCGTGTCCGAGAAGTTCTTCGCGCTGGTCGACGTCTTCGGCGCCGCGAACGTCGGGATGGTGACCGGCGACTCCTCGGTGAATCCGGACGCGCCGATCATCTGCTGCACCGCCGAGATCCTCGCGAACCTGGCGCTGAGGCACGGCGCCGAGACCGACGTCGACCAGGTCGTGATGGACGAGTTCCACTTCTACGCCGACCCGTCCCGCGGCTGGGCCTGGCAGGTGCCGCTGCTGACGCTGCCGCACGTGCAGTTCGTGCTGATGTCGGCGACGCTCGGCGACGTGACGGCGCTCGCCGCGGACCTCACCCGGCGGACGGGGCGCGAGACCGCCACCGTCACCGGCGTCGAGCGGCCGGTGCCGCTGCACTTCTTCTACGAGATCGCGCCGATCCACGACTCGATCGAGGAGCTGCTCTCGACGAACCAGGCTCCGGTCTACGTCGTGCACTTCTCGCAGGCCGCGGCGCTCGAGCGCGCGCAGGCGCTGACCAGCGCCAACATCGCCACCCGCGAGCACCGCGACCGCATCGCCGAGGTGATCGGCGGCTTCCGCTTCACCACCGCGTTCGGCAAGACCCTCTCGCGCCTGCTCCGGCTCGGGATCGGCGTGCACCACGCGGGCATGCTGCCGAAGTACCGCCGCCTGGTCGAGCAGCTGGCCCAGCAGGGCATGCTGCGGGTCATCTGCGGCACGGACACCCTCGGCGTCGGCATCAACGTGCCGATCCGGACGGTGCTGCTCAGCGCGCTGACCAAGTACGACGGCGTGAAGAGCCGCCAGCTCTCGGCCCGCGAGTTCCACCAGATCGCCGGGCGGGCCGGCCGCGCGGGCTACGACACCGCGGGCACCGTGGTGGTGCAGGCGCCCGAGCACGAGTCCGAGAACCGCAAGGCGCTCGACAAGATGGGCGACGACCCGAAGAAGCGGCGCAAATGGGTCGGCAAGCGCGCACCGCAGGGCTTCGTCAGCTGGGGCGAGCCGAGCTTCCGCAAGCTCGTCGACGCCGAGCCCGAGACGCTCACCTCGCACATGACCATCACCTCGTCGATGCTCCTCAACGTGATCGCGCGCGGCGGCGACGTCTTCGCGAACGTGCACGCGCTGATCTTCGACAACCACGAGCCGTGGAAGCGGCAGCTCCAGCTGGCCCGCCGCGCGCTGGGCATCTACCGCACGCTGCGCACCGCGGAGGTGGTCGAGCAGATCGTCGACCGCGACGGCGTGGTCCGCATCCGGCTGACCGTCGACCTGCAGCCCAACTTCGCGCTCAACCAGCCGCTCTCGCCGTTCGCGCTCGCCGTGTTCGACGTGCTCGACCCCGAGTCGCCGACCTTCGCGCTCGACGTGATCTCGGTGCTCGAGGCGACGCTCGACGATCCGCGGCAGATCCTCGGCGCCCAGCAGTTCCAGGCCAGGGGCGACGCGGTCGCCGCGATGAAGGCGGACGGGATCGAGTACGAGGAGCGGATGGAGCTGCTCGAGAGCGTCACCCATCCGAAGCCGCTGCAGGAGCTGCTCGAGGCGACCTTCGAGACGTACACCGCCGTCCAGCCGTGGGTGCGCGACTTCGAGCTCTCGCCCAAGTCGGTCGTGCGCGACATGTACGAGCGGGCGATGTCGTTCGGCGAGTACTGCGCCTTCTACAAGCTCTCGCGCTCGGAGGGCCTCGTGCTGCGCTACCTCTCCGACGCGTTCCGGGCCGCCCGGCAGACGATCCCCGACGAGATCAAGAACGAGGAGCTGCACGACCTGATCGAGTGGCTCGGCGAGCTGGTGCGCCAGGTCGACTCCTCGCTGGTCGACGAGTGGGAGGAGCTGGTCAACCCGGCCCTGCACGCCGCCGACCAGGCGATCGTGCCGCCCGCCCCGCGACGGCTCACCGCGAACCACCGCGCGTTCCGGGTGCTGGTGCGCAACGAGCTGTTCCGGCGGGTCACCCTCGCGGCGCTGGACGACCACGAGGCGCTCGGCGAGCTGGACGCGGCGGCGGGCTTCGACGCCGACGCGTGGGGCGAGGCGCTCGACGACTACTACGACGAGCACGACTCGATCGGGATCGGCCCGGACTCGCGGGGGCCGAAGATGCTGCTCGTGACCGAGACACCCACCGAGTGGCGGGTGCGGCAGATCCTCGACGATCCGGCCGGTGATCACGACTGGGGCATCTCGGCGACGGTCGATCTCGCGGAGTCGGACGAGGCGGGTGCCGCGGTCGTGCGGGTCACCGCTGTCGGGCGGCTCGACGGCGCGAGCTGA
- the ribH gene encoding 6,7-dimethyl-8-ribityllumazine synthase translates to MAGSGAPTTSTVDGSGLRVVVVAGTWHQQITDGLIAGAKAALDESGASWSLVRVPGSFELPVAAKAALEAGADAVVALGVIIRGGTPHFEYVSDAATSGLTNVSIQTGKPVGFGVLTLDTEQQGLDRAGLPGSKEDKGREAAEAAIATALVLRELRG, encoded by the coding sequence ATGGCCGGTAGCGGCGCCCCCACCACCTCCACCGTCGACGGGAGCGGCCTCCGCGTCGTCGTCGTCGCCGGGACCTGGCACCAGCAGATCACCGACGGGCTGATCGCCGGCGCGAAGGCCGCGCTCGACGAGTCCGGCGCCTCCTGGTCGCTCGTGCGCGTCCCCGGCTCGTTCGAGCTGCCGGTCGCCGCGAAGGCCGCCCTCGAGGCGGGCGCGGACGCGGTGGTCGCCCTCGGCGTCATCATCCGCGGCGGCACCCCGCACTTCGAGTACGTCTCGGACGCGGCGACCTCGGGCCTGACGAACGTCTCGATCCAGACCGGCAAGCCGGTCGGCTTCGGCGTGCTCACCCTCGACACCGAGCAGCAGGGCCTCGACCGCGCCGGGCTGCCCGGCTCGAAGGAGGACAAGGGCCGCGAGGCGGCGGAGGCGGCGATCGCGACCGCACTCGTCCTCCGCGAGCTGCGCGGCTAG
- a CDS encoding DUF3054 domain-containing protein, with protein MTRRAGLGLALDVVLVAVFVLIGRRTHDGGSVLEGFLVTLWPFAAALLLGWVIARAWRTPDRILVSGLVVWIVTVAGGMLLRVLSGQGVQLSFVVVTTIVLGVFLLGRRALSRRIGRRRA; from the coding sequence GTGACCCGCCGCGCCGGGCTCGGGCTGGCGCTCGACGTCGTCCTCGTCGCGGTCTTCGTCCTGATCGGGCGGCGGACGCACGACGGCGGCTCGGTGCTCGAGGGCTTCCTCGTGACGCTGTGGCCGTTCGCCGCGGCCCTGCTGCTGGGCTGGGTGATCGCGCGCGCCTGGCGCACGCCCGACCGGATCCTCGTCTCCGGGCTCGTGGTCTGGATCGTGACCGTGGCCGGCGGGATGCTGCTGCGGGTGCTCTCGGGGCAGGGCGTGCAGCTGAGCTTCGTGGTCGTCACCACGATCGTGCTCGGGGTGTTCCTGCTCGGTCGCCGGGCGCTCAGCCGGCGGATCGGGCGCCGGCGCGCCTAG
- a CDS encoding MOSC domain-containing protein → MPRLLAVCRVDRLLPDPGLVGVTAIDKRPVEGPVVIRDLGVYADVQADRAHHGGEAKALYAYAREDAEWWAERLGYPMPAGRFGENLRVEGLDLTGAVIGERWRIGEKVEVEVTMPRTPCATFQRVLGEPQWVKRFAEAGRTGAYLRVLHRGSIEAGDTIEVLSRPERAVPLRRWFVERRADDAQTLLDAEAAGELRLAADLRPYVERALA, encoded by the coding sequence ATGCCCCGACTCCTCGCCGTCTGCCGCGTCGACCGCCTGCTCCCGGACCCCGGCCTCGTCGGCGTGACCGCGATCGACAAGCGCCCCGTCGAGGGCCCGGTCGTCATCCGCGACCTCGGGGTCTACGCCGACGTGCAGGCCGACCGCGCGCACCACGGCGGCGAGGCGAAGGCGCTCTACGCCTACGCCCGCGAGGACGCCGAGTGGTGGGCGGAGCGGCTCGGCTACCCGATGCCCGCAGGCCGGTTCGGCGAGAACCTGCGCGTCGAGGGACTCGACCTCACCGGCGCCGTGATCGGCGAGCGCTGGCGGATCGGCGAGAAGGTCGAGGTCGAGGTGACGATGCCGCGGACGCCGTGCGCCACGTTCCAGCGCGTGCTCGGCGAGCCGCAGTGGGTGAAGCGCTTCGCCGAGGCGGGGCGCACCGGCGCCTACCTGCGCGTGCTGCACCGCGGGAGCATCGAGGCGGGCGACACGATCGAGGTGCTCTCGCGCCCGGAGCGCGCCGTGCCGCTGCGCCGCTGGTTCGTCGAGCGCCGCGCCGACGACGCGCAGACCCTCCTCGACGCCGAGGCCGCGGGCGAGCTGCGCCTCGCCGCCGACCTGCGGCCCTACGTCGAGCGCGCGCTCGCCTGA
- a CDS encoding riboflavin synthase yields the protein MFTGIIEEVGVVTAVSAGTDAIRLTVRGPLAVEGARHGDSIAVSGVCLTVVDQSADGFTADVMAQTLRMSTLDGVAVGDSVNLERAALVGDRLGGHIVQGHIDGTATLLAVTPGDAWRVLRFSLPAEAAPLVTDKGSIAVDGVSLTVSAISPATEPEQWFEVSLIPETLAATTLGARAVGDRVNIETDILARHVERMLALRSVTSTGGRA from the coding sequence ATGTTCACCGGAATCATCGAGGAGGTCGGCGTGGTCACGGCGGTCTCGGCAGGGACCGACGCGATCCGCCTGACCGTGCGCGGCCCCCTGGCCGTCGAGGGCGCCCGCCACGGCGACTCCATCGCGGTCTCGGGCGTCTGCCTCACCGTCGTCGACCAGTCGGCCGACGGCTTCACCGCCGATGTCATGGCGCAGACCCTGCGGATGTCGACCCTCGACGGCGTCGCGGTCGGCGACTCCGTGAACCTCGAGCGCGCGGCGCTGGTCGGCGACCGCCTCGGCGGCCACATCGTCCAGGGCCACATCGACGGCACCGCGACGCTGCTCGCGGTGACGCCCGGCGACGCCTGGCGGGTGCTGCGCTTCTCGCTCCCCGCCGAGGCGGCACCGCTGGTCACCGACAAGGGCTCGATCGCGGTCGACGGCGTCTCGCTGACGGTCTCGGCGATCAGTCCCGCCACGGAGCCGGAGCAGTGGTTCGAGGTGTCGCTCATCCCCGAGACCCTCGCCGCCACCACCCTCGGCGCCCGCGCCGTCGGCGACCGCGTCAACATCGAGACCGACATCCTCGCCCGTCACGTCGAGCGGATGCTCGCGCTGCGGTCCGTCACCAGCACCGGAGGTCGAGCATGA
- the ribD gene encoding bifunctional diaminohydroxyphosphoribosylaminopyrimidine deaminase/5-amino-6-(5-phosphoribosylamino)uracil reductase RibD, translating into MTIDFEHAMRRALALAERGPARGVNPRVGCVLLAPDGSVLAEGWHHGAGTAHAEVDALSALAPGAATGATAVVSLEPCNHTGRTGPCSRALIDAGVARVVYAVGDPGDRSAGGGDTLRTAGVEVVEGVLAEEAEEFLHVWLAATRRRRPWVTLKWASTLDGRTAAADGSSRWITGAAARQRVHEQRAAADAILVGTGTVLADDPSLTARGDAGELLAEQPLPVVVGERGLPAGARVLEHPRRPILERTHDLAAVLDRLYDAEVRNVYVEGGPTLASALVADGLVDEFLVYLAPALLGGPRLALDDLGVESIAGAHRLDLRSVEVLGGDLLVTARPGSPARRPPAPQKES; encoded by the coding sequence ATGACGATCGACTTCGAGCACGCGATGCGCAGGGCGCTGGCCCTCGCCGAGCGCGGCCCCGCCCGCGGCGTGAACCCGCGCGTCGGCTGCGTCCTCCTCGCGCCCGACGGCTCGGTGCTCGCCGAGGGCTGGCACCACGGCGCCGGCACCGCGCACGCGGAGGTCGACGCCCTCTCCGCCCTCGCCCCCGGCGCCGCGACCGGCGCCACCGCCGTCGTCTCGCTCGAGCCCTGCAACCACACCGGCCGCACCGGCCCCTGCAGCCGCGCCCTGATCGACGCCGGCGTCGCCCGCGTCGTCTACGCCGTCGGCGACCCGGGCGACCGCTCGGCCGGCGGCGGCGACACCCTCCGCACGGCCGGCGTCGAGGTGGTCGAGGGCGTCCTCGCCGAGGAGGCGGAGGAGTTCCTGCACGTCTGGCTCGCCGCGACCCGCCGCCGCCGCCCCTGGGTGACCCTCAAGTGGGCGTCCACGCTCGACGGCCGCACCGCCGCCGCCGACGGCAGCAGCCGCTGGATCACCGGCGCCGCGGCCCGGCAGCGGGTGCACGAGCAGCGCGCCGCCGCCGACGCGATCCTCGTCGGCACCGGCACGGTCCTCGCCGACGACCCGAGCCTGACCGCCCGCGGCGACGCCGGCGAGCTCCTCGCCGAGCAGCCGCTCCCCGTCGTCGTCGGCGAGCGCGGCCTCCCCGCCGGCGCCCGCGTCCTCGAGCACCCGCGCCGCCCGATCCTCGAGCGGACCCACGACCTCGCCGCGGTCCTCGACCGCCTCTACGACGCCGAGGTGCGGAACGTCTACGTCGAGGGCGGCCCGACGCTCGCCTCCGCCCTGGTCGCCGACGGCCTCGTCGACGAGTTCCTCGTCTACCTCGCCCCGGCGCTGCTCGGCGGCCCGCGACTCGCCCTCGACGACCTGGGTGTCGAGAGCATCGCCGGCGCGCACCGCCTCGACCTCCGCTCCGTGGAGGTCCTCGGCGGCGACCTCCTCGTCACCGCCCGGCCGGGCTCCCCCGCCCGCCGGCCGCCCGCCCCGCAGAAGGAGTCCTGA
- a CDS encoding DUF3097 domain-containing protein produces the protein MDEDRYEQDVLAGNWRAKNTVEVAVVEAERDLVVEEVASGFVGAVIGVELRMVKLEDRFGKVRVFPIGPGFLIDGKPVSLKAPGLKRDANLGRARSASGSFHVADAKARVALPSRIYVEGRHDAELVEKVWGHDLRIEGVVVEYIEGVDNLDELVRAFAPGPGRRIGVLVDHLVRGSKESRIADAVAAGPHGAHVLVVGHPFVDVWQAVKPARVGLERWPDVPRSIEWKKGICQALGWPHDEQADIARAWQRILGQVRTFKDLEPALLGRVEQLIDFVTEPA, from the coding sequence ATGGACGAGGACAGGTACGAGCAGGACGTGCTCGCCGGGAACTGGCGGGCGAAGAACACGGTCGAGGTCGCGGTGGTCGAGGCCGAGCGCGATCTCGTGGTCGAGGAGGTCGCCTCCGGCTTCGTCGGCGCCGTCATCGGCGTGGAGCTGAGGATGGTGAAGCTCGAGGACCGCTTCGGCAAGGTCCGGGTCTTCCCGATCGGCCCCGGCTTCCTGATCGACGGCAAGCCGGTGTCGCTCAAGGCTCCCGGCCTCAAGCGCGACGCGAACCTCGGCCGGGCGCGCTCCGCCTCCGGCTCCTTCCACGTCGCCGACGCGAAGGCGCGCGTCGCGCTGCCGAGCCGCATCTACGTCGAGGGCCGGCACGACGCCGAGCTGGTCGAGAAGGTCTGGGGCCACGACCTTCGGATCGAGGGCGTGGTCGTCGAGTACATCGAGGGCGTCGACAACCTCGACGAGCTGGTCCGCGCCTTCGCCCCCGGTCCAGGACGGCGGATCGGCGTGCTCGTCGACCACCTCGTCCGCGGGTCGAAGGAGTCGCGGATCGCCGACGCGGTCGCCGCCGGGCCGCACGGCGCGCACGTCCTCGTGGTCGGCCATCCCTTCGTCGATGTCTGGCAGGCGGTCAAGCCCGCCCGCGTCGGACTCGAGCGCTGGCCGGACGTCCCGCGCTCCATCGAGTGGAAGAAGGGCATCTGCCAGGCGCTCGGCTGGCCGCACGACGAGCAGGCCGACATCGCGCGCGCCTGGCAGCGCATCCTCGGGCAGGTCCGCACCTTCAAGGACCTGGAGCCCGCGCTGCTGGGCCGGGTCGAGCAGCTGATCGACTTCGTGACGGAGCCGGCGTGA
- a CDS encoding pentapeptide repeat-containing protein, with the protein MRAALPAPRFDPLVLDGLAEGFAGDTGAREHAEGLRFDGVDLTGADLTAASFSECVLDGAVLERAQLRAASLVESRLERLDVPGLSAPRSRWRSIELASSRLGSAELYESTFEQVRISDCKLGYVNLRGATLRDVLFERCTIDELDLGGATGSRVAFTDCDVRSLEVPGARIQDLDLRGAELHVLGGLDGLRGAALTELQLSLMLPLFAEHFGVRVLG; encoded by the coding sequence GTGCGCGCCGCCCTCCCCGCTCCCCGTTTCGATCCGCTCGTCCTCGACGGCCTCGCGGAGGGCTTCGCCGGCGACACCGGCGCCCGCGAGCACGCGGAGGGGCTCCGCTTCGACGGCGTCGACCTCACCGGAGCGGACCTGACGGCCGCCTCCTTCAGCGAGTGCGTGCTCGACGGCGCGGTCCTCGAGCGGGCGCAGCTGCGCGCCGCCTCCCTCGTCGAGTCGCGACTCGAGCGGCTGGACGTGCCGGGGCTGTCCGCGCCCCGCAGCCGCTGGCGCTCGATCGAGCTCGCCTCCTCCCGGCTCGGCTCGGCCGAGCTCTACGAGAGCACCTTCGAGCAGGTCCGGATCTCGGACTGCAAGCTCGGCTACGTCAACCTGCGCGGAGCGACCCTGCGCGACGTCCTCTTCGAGCGCTGCACGATCGACGAGCTCGACCTCGGCGGGGCCACCGGTTCGCGGGTGGCCTTCACCGACTGCGACGTCCGCTCGCTGGAGGTGCCCGGCGCGAGGATCCAGGACCTCGACCTGCGCGGCGCCGAGCTGCACGTGCTCGGCGGCCTCGACGGACTCCGCGGCGCCGCGCTCACCGAGCTGCAGCTCAGCCTGATGCTGCCGCTGTTCGCCGAGCACTTCGGCGTGCGCGTCCTCGGCTGA
- a CDS encoding zinc transporter permease: MSTTDLHAEHDVTEHEHGDGCGHTTVQHDDHVDYAHGTHRHALHGDHYDEHGAHAEHAAAADRS; encoded by the coding sequence ATGAGCACCACCGACCTCCACGCCGAGCACGACGTCACCGAGCACGAGCACGGCGACGGCTGCGGCCACACCACCGTCCAGCACGACGACCACGTCGACTACGCGCACGGCACCCACCGCCACGCCCTGCACGGCGACCACTACGACGAGCACGGCGCGCACGCCGAGCACGCCGCCGCCGCCGACCGGTCCTGA